In one window of Sardina pilchardus chromosome 23, fSarPil1.1, whole genome shotgun sequence DNA:
- the iqcb1 gene encoding IQ calmodulin-binding motif-containing protein 1 encodes MNLDIQALVTATKSKPEVGVEDVLAKLSECLGKQSLQAEEELEMFKQDLFNHGILDYCARALTLNFTNSYGGYKTAVQIADILSACCVGIGRVKKSKAFHKFLPVVVKNLFSLADSLMMKALRDKSEIERARMFRKIMGSISWLLRAHHHLLTHVLNSKHYENIQLSEDEDVAVALLSLWLDLLGMKSSKVFEDIGVPALLAIMDDTVYKMSCFQNPVIGRSSVKILMHIMNHDSKMIQVAVKRYHGLAALAVKDWRGKGFDPVLDRFVSLLKSPPFRRTSTKGKDAAAEQERAACVIQAAWRAHQTRKRLKKLPRAVTRLQRSFRERKRKEEEQQERKRAEEELRMHMQLRRQRANRLFRQRQLQLMEILPAAQVERYLGEVERQAALLIQRVWRGHRERRLLQQRRYQLRRHRAAVAIQRAVLRFLERRRAHRAHATPWMGLRKPSDTRRAQLQQEVDDHLALYCSRGVSEEHCRELHTSTQRQLRQWLSSREAAQGEEQHTQALLAQINTHMELLLNAPSLKESTPQDCERFRSRSGPVSLRAKQCHGAMVQSASLPWWRKLTEESTHADLFCIHGDDDDFGQVDLEVARLYLGGTREDAAALK; translated from the exons ATGAATCTGGACATTCAGGCGTTGGTTACAGCAACAAAAAGTAAACCAGAGGTTGGAGTAGAGGATGTTTTGGCGAAGTTATCGG AATGTTTAGGAAAGCAATCATTGCAAGCTGAAGAGGAACTGGAGATGTTCAAGCAAGACCTGTTTAACCATGGCATATTGGATTATTGTGCAAGGGCTCTGACGCTCAATTTCACCAATTCATATGGAGGATACAAAACTGCTGTACAGATTGCTGATATTCTAAG TGCATGCTGTGTCGGTATCGGCAGAGTCAAGAAATCTAAAGCATTCCACAAGTTTCTGCCAGTGGTGGTGAAGAACCTTTTCTCGCTCGCGGACTCACTTATGATGAAAGCTCTGCGG GATAAGAGTGAAATCGAGAGGGCTCGTATGTTCCGGAAGATCATGGGCTCCATAAGCTGGCTCCTGAGAGCTCACCATCATCTTCTTACACATG TTCTTAATTCCAAACACTATGAGAACATCCagttgtctgaggatgaggatgtggCTGTGGCCTTGCTGTCTCTGTGGTTGGACCTGCTCGGTATGAAAAG CTCCAAAGTCTTTGAGGACATTGGGGTCCCGGCTTTGCTTGCCATTATGGATGACACCGTGTACAAGATGTCCTGCTTCCAGAATCCAGTTATTGGCCGCAGTTCAGTGAAGATTCTGATGCACATCATGAATCACGATAGCAAAATGATTCAAGTTGCTGTCAAACGTTATCATG GTCTGGCTGCATTGGCAGTGAAAGACTGGAGAGGCAAAGGCTTCGACCCCGTGCTGGATCGATTTGTCAGCCTGCTGAAGTCCCCTCCCTTCCGACGCACCTCTACCAAG ggtaaGGATGCAGCAGCAGAGCAGGAGAGGGCAGCGTGTGTGATCCAGGCTGCCTGGAGGGCCCACCAGACACGAAAGAGACTGAAGAAACTCCCACGAGCCGTCACCAGACTGCAGAGGAGCTTCAG GGAGAGGAAACgtaaggaggaggagcagcaggagaggaAGCGTGCGGAGGAGGAGCTGCGCATGCACATGCAGCTGCGCAGACAGAGAGCCAATCGGCTGTTCCGCCAGAGGCAGCTGCAGCTCATGGAGATCCTCCCTGCAG CCCAGGTGGAGCGCTACCTGGGGGAGGTGGAGCGGCAGGCGGCCCTGCTGATCCAGCGTGTGTGGAGGGGCCACCGGGAGAGACGGCTCCTGCAGCAGCGCAGATACCAGCTCAGGCGCCACAGGGCTGCAGTGGCCATCCAGAGAGCC GTGCTGCGCTTCTTGGAGCGGCGGCGTGCCCACAGGGCTCATGCCACCCCCTGGATGGGGCTCAGAAAGCCCTCGGACACCAGGAGGGCCCAACTGCAGCAGGAGGTGGACGACCACCTCGCCCTGTACTGT TCCCGTGGCGTGTCGGAGGAGCACTGTCGGGAGCTCCACACCAGCACCCAGAGGCAGCTGCGCCAGTGGCTGAGCAGCAGGGAGGCGGCGCAGGGagaggagcagcacacacaggccctgCTGGCCCAGATCAACACCCACATGGAGCTGCTACTCA ATGCCCCCTCCTTGAAGGAGTCCACGCCGCAGGACTGTGAGCGCTTCCGCAGTCGCTCGGGGCCAGTGTCCCTGCGTGCCAAGCAGTGCCACGGTGCCATGGTCCAGTCGGCCAGCCTGCCCTGGTGGAGGAAGCTCACGGAGGAGTCCACCCACGCCGACCTGTTCTGTATCCACGGCGACGACGATGACTTTGGCCAGGTGGACTTGGAGGTCGCGAGACTGTACCTGGGCGGGACACGCGAGGATGCAGCAGCACTGAAGTGA
- the tbx19 gene encoding T-box transcription factor TBX19, which produces MGDGGAGGRAGSANDCCITRLLSVVESELQAGREKGDPTEKQLKVSLEEAELWRKFKEVTNEMIVTKNGRRMFPVLKVSVSGLDPNAMYSFLLDFIPADGHRWKYVNGEWVPAGKPEPHSHSCVYIHPDSPNFGAHWMKAPVSFSKVKLTNKLNGNGQIMLNSLHKYEPQIHIVRVGGNHRMVTNISFVDTQFIAVTAYQNEEITALKIKHNPFAKAFLDAKERNHPKGILETAPDNQHVGIPHLGGWFISNPESLCTSGGGNFPYPGGLPLAPHHGYKPYPSLHGHRSAPYPSTYLHHRSHSSVSISETLTPGPRQVFSGHDSWGGVSVSPSGALGVLPIPPSSSPSPGPSRYTAMPPTGQTLHGGQSV; this is translated from the exons ATGGGAGATGGCGGGGCGGGTGGTCGGGCCGGTAGCGCAAACGACTGCTGTATCACCCGGCTGCTCAGCGTTGTCGAGAGCGAACTCCAGGCCGGTCGGGAGAAGGGCGATCCCACAGAGAAGCAGCTGAAGGTGAGCCTGGAGGAGGCTGAGCTCTGGAGGAAATTCAAAGAAGTCACCAACGAAATGATAGTGACTAAGAATGGCAG GCGCATGTTTCCAGTGCTGAAGGTGAGCGTCTCAGGCCTGGACCCCAACGCCATGTACTCCTTCCTGCTGGACTTCATCCCGGCCGACGGCCACCGCTGGAAGTACGTGAACGGGGAGTGGGTGCCGGCGGGCAAGCCTGAGCCCCACAGCCACAGCTGCGTCTACATCCACCCCGACTCGCCCAACTTTGGGGCCCACTGGATGAAGGCTCCCGTGTCCTTCAGCAAGGTCAAGCTCACCAACAAGCTCAATGGAAATGGCCAG ataATGCTGAACTCCCTGCATAAGTATGAGCCACAGATCCATATAGTCCGTGTTGGTGGTAACCATCGAATGGTCACCAATATTTCTTTTGTGGACACCCAGTTCATCGCCGTCACTGCCTACCAGAATGAAGAG ATAACAGCTCTGAAGATCAAGCACAATCCTTTTGCAAAGGCTTTTTTGGATGCCAAAGAAAG GAACCACCCAAAGGGCATTCTGGAGACGGCTCCTGACAATCAACATGTTGGGATCCCTCACT TAGGTGGCTGGTTTATCTCTAATCCGGAGTCCTTGTGCACCTCTGGAGGGGGTAACTTCCCCTACCCCGGGGGCCTGCCTCTCGCCCCGCACCACGGGTACAAGCCCTACCCCAGCCTGCACGGGCACCGCTCAGCCCCCTACCCCTCCACCTACCTCCACCACCGCTCACACTCCTCTG TGTCCATCTCTGAGACTCTGACTCCAGGCCCGCGACAGGTCTTCTCTGGCCATGACAGCTGGGGGGGCGTCTCGGTGTCCCCCTCTGGAGCCCTTGGCGTGTTACCCATCCCaccatcctcctcaccctcccctGGACCCAGCAGGTACACGGCCATGCCCCCCACAGGACAAACTTTGCATGGAGGACAGTCAGTCTAA